The following coding sequences are from one Oncorhynchus nerka isolate Pitt River linkage group LG6, Oner_Uvic_2.0, whole genome shotgun sequence window:
- the LOC115130137 gene encoding tripartite motif-containing protein 55-like isoform X2 codes for MDNLEKQLICPICLETFTKPVVILPCQHNLCRKCANDIFQASNPYLPTRGGSVTSGGRFRCPSCRHEVVLDRHGVYGLQRNLLVENIIDMFKQESTSAKPAAPERTEEQAMCQEHKEEKINIYCVTHSVPTCSMCKVFGAHQDCEVAPLKSMYQTQKTELTDGIAMMVGNNDRIQGIISQLKETCRTIEENGRRQKSQLCEKFDHLYAILEERKRDLSSKVVAEQEEKLNYIRGLTKKYKEHLERSCKTVETGIQTLEEPEMAVFLQTVKDLLKRTGEASSTSHLEKVEQGYEAMDHYTVNFWREGRALRSIDFISDDEGEYEEVDGGKAEAEVGGGSSTAAPLPSPAP; via the exons ATGGACAATTTGGAGAAGCAGTTGATTTGTCCCATCTGCCTGGAAACATTTACCAAACCAGTGGTCATTTTACCGTGTCAACACAACCTGTGTAGAAAGTGTGCCAATGATATCTTTCAG GCCTCCAACCCATACCTCCCAACCAGAGGGGGGTCAGTGACCTCCGGTGGCCGTTTCCGGTGCCCGTCCTGCAGGCACGAGGTGGTCCTGGACCGCCATGGGGTCTACGGGCTCCAGAGGAACCTGCTGGTGGAGAACATCATTGACATGTTCAAACAGGAGTCCACCAG CGCCAAGCCAGCGGccccagagaggacagaggagcaggcCATGTGCCAAGAGCACAAGGAGGAGAAGATCAACATCTACTGTGTGACCCACAGCGTTCCCACCTGCTCCATGTGCAAGGTGTTTGGAGCCCACCAGGACTGTGAGGTGGCGCCGCTCAAAAGCATGTACCAGACACAGAAG ACGGAGTTGACTGACGGGATAGCGATGATGGTGGGGAACAACGACAGGATCCAGGGCATCATCAGTCAGTTAAAGGAGACCTGCCGGACCATAGAG GAGAATGGCAGGAGGCAGAAGTCCCAGCTGTGTGAGAAGTTTGACCATCTGTACGCCAtcttggaggagaggaagagggacttAAGTTCTAAGGTGGTGGCCGAGCAGGAAGAGAAGCTCAACTACATTCGTGGTTTAACCAAGAAGTACAAAGAGCACCTGGAGCGGAGCTGTAAGACCGTAGAGACAGGCATACAGACCTTGGAGGAACCAGAGATGGCTGTCTTCTTAcag ACTGTAAAGGACCTCCTTAAAAG gactgGGGAGGCGTCGAGTACCTCCCACCTGGAGAAGGTGGAGCAAGGATATGAGGCGATGGATCACTACACCGTTAACTTCTGGAGAGAGGGCAGGGCCCTGCGTAGCATTGACTTCATCTCAG atgacgaAGGTGAGTATGAGGAGGTAGATGGGGGAAAGGCAGAGGCTGAAGTAGGAGGTGGATCCTCAACAGCTGCCCCACTCCCATCCCCCGCCCCTTAA
- the LOC115130137 gene encoding tripartite motif-containing protein 55-like isoform X1, with product MDNLEKQLICPICLETFTKPVVILPCQHNLCRKCANDIFQASNPYLPTRGGSVTSGGRFRCPSCRHEVVLDRHGVYGLQRNLLVENIIDMFKQESTSSAKPAAPERTEEQAMCQEHKEEKINIYCVTHSVPTCSMCKVFGAHQDCEVAPLKSMYQTQKTELTDGIAMMVGNNDRIQGIISQLKETCRTIEENGRRQKSQLCEKFDHLYAILEERKRDLSSKVVAEQEEKLNYIRGLTKKYKEHLERSCKTVETGIQTLEEPEMAVFLQTVKDLLKRTGEASSTSHLEKVEQGYEAMDHYTVNFWREGRALRSIDFISDDEGEYEEVDGGKAEAEVGGGSSTAAPLPSPAP from the exons ATGGACAATTTGGAGAAGCAGTTGATTTGTCCCATCTGCCTGGAAACATTTACCAAACCAGTGGTCATTTTACCGTGTCAACACAACCTGTGTAGAAAGTGTGCCAATGATATCTTTCAG GCCTCCAACCCATACCTCCCAACCAGAGGGGGGTCAGTGACCTCCGGTGGCCGTTTCCGGTGCCCGTCCTGCAGGCACGAGGTGGTCCTGGACCGCCATGGGGTCTACGGGCTCCAGAGGAACCTGCTGGTGGAGAACATCATTGACATGTTCAAACAGGAGTCCACCAG cAGCGCCAAGCCAGCGGccccagagaggacagaggagcaggcCATGTGCCAAGAGCACAAGGAGGAGAAGATCAACATCTACTGTGTGACCCACAGCGTTCCCACCTGCTCCATGTGCAAGGTGTTTGGAGCCCACCAGGACTGTGAGGTGGCGCCGCTCAAAAGCATGTACCAGACACAGAAG ACGGAGTTGACTGACGGGATAGCGATGATGGTGGGGAACAACGACAGGATCCAGGGCATCATCAGTCAGTTAAAGGAGACCTGCCGGACCATAGAG GAGAATGGCAGGAGGCAGAAGTCCCAGCTGTGTGAGAAGTTTGACCATCTGTACGCCAtcttggaggagaggaagagggacttAAGTTCTAAGGTGGTGGCCGAGCAGGAAGAGAAGCTCAACTACATTCGTGGTTTAACCAAGAAGTACAAAGAGCACCTGGAGCGGAGCTGTAAGACCGTAGAGACAGGCATACAGACCTTGGAGGAACCAGAGATGGCTGTCTTCTTAcag ACTGTAAAGGACCTCCTTAAAAG gactgGGGAGGCGTCGAGTACCTCCCACCTGGAGAAGGTGGAGCAAGGATATGAGGCGATGGATCACTACACCGTTAACTTCTGGAGAGAGGGCAGGGCCCTGCGTAGCATTGACTTCATCTCAG atgacgaAGGTGAGTATGAGGAGGTAGATGGGGGAAAGGCAGAGGCTGAAGTAGGAGGTGGATCCTCAACAGCTGCCCCACTCCCATCCCCCGCCCCTTAA
- the LOC115131088 gene encoding corticoliberin-like, whose translation MKLNFLVTTVVLLIAFLPRYECRAIESPGAVQRATAPHHDAQQQSLPLLTRHGEEYYIRLGNGNRNSAASAPKGMYPEGSPAVYNRALQLQLTQRLLQGKVGNISRFVSGFANQLDDSIERGRRSDDPPISLDLTFHMLRQMMEMSRAEQLQQQAHSNRKMMEIFGK comes from the coding sequence ATGAAGCTCAATTTCCTCGTCACCACCGTGGTTCTGCTCATTGCTTTCTTACCGCGCTATGAGTGTAGGGCTATCGAGAGCCCTGGCGCTGTCCAGCGCGCCACCGCTCCACATCACGACGCGCAGCAACAGTCTCTTCCCCTCCTGACGCGACATGGAGAGGAATACTACATCCGACTGGGAAACGGGAACCGCAACTCTGCTGCGTCCGCACCTAAAGGCATGTACCCAGAGGGCTCCCCAGCGGTCTACAACAGAGCCTTGCAGCTCCAACTGACGCAGCGTCTTCTACAAGGCAAAGTTGGGAACATCAGCCGGTTCGTCAGCGGCTTCGCGAACCAGCTCGACGACTCGattgagagggggaggaggtctgATGATCCGCCGATATCTCTAGATCTTACGTTCCACATGCTCCGACAGATGATGGAGATGTCCAGAGCTGAACAGTTACAGCAACAAGCCCATAGCAACAGAAAAATGATGGAGATCTTCGGGAAATGA